Proteins encoded within one genomic window of Arachis ipaensis cultivar K30076 chromosome B08, Araip1.1, whole genome shotgun sequence:
- the LOC107612903 gene encoding uncharacterized protein LOC107612903, translated as MLLDLEAVMAAKLGIHNIVQLCFFSSLLLVPLVSGGRATTATTGGGSGGGGSSQKLNVQNHLKNLNKPPVKSIKSPDGDIIDCVHMSHQPAFDHPDLKNHKIQMKPPNFHPEGKILADSKVSSSSSPVAQLWHQNGRCPDGTIPVRRTKKEDILRASSIQRFGKKKQKSFPQPSAKPLPDILTQSGHQHAIVYVEGDKYYGAKATINVWDPRIQQPNEFSLSQMWILGGSFGQDLNSIEAGWQVSPDLYGDNNTRLFTYWTSDAYQATGCYNLLCSGFIQINSDIALGASIYPLSNYGSSQYDISILVWKDPKEGNWWMQFGNNHVLGYWPASLFSYLSDSASMIEWGGEVVNSESDGQHTSTQMGSGHFPDEGFGKASYFKNIQVVDGENKLRAPKDLGIYTEQDSCYNVKTGNADDWGNYFYYGGPGRNPNCP; from the exons ATGCTTTTGGATTTGGAAGCTGTAATGGCTGCCAAGTTGGGAATTCACAATATTGTGCAGCTCTGCTTCTTTTCCTCCTTGCTTTTGGTGCCTTTGGTTTCTGGTGGCAGAGCCACCACCGCCACCACCGGTGGTGGAAGTGGTGGCGGCGGTTCCAGTCAGAAGCTTAATGTTCAGAACCATTTGAAGAATTTGAACAAGCCTCCTGTTAAGTCCATCAAG AGTCCTGATGGGGATATCATTGACTGTGTTCATATGTCACACCAGCCAGCTTTTGATCATCCTGacctcaagaatcacaaaattcaG ATGAAACCACCGAATTTCCATCCAGAAGGGAAAATTTTGGCAGACAGCAAAGTATCCTCAAGTTCCAGCCCTGTGGCTCAGCTGTGGCACCAAAACGGAAGGTGCCCGGACGGAACGATTCCGGTCCGGAGGACTAAGAAGGAAGATATATTGAGGGCAAGCTCAATTCAGCGATTTGGGAAGAAGAAGCAAAAGAGTTTTCCTCAGCCAAGTGCAAAACCTCTTCCTGATATCCTCACTCAAAGTGGTCACCAG CATGCAATAGTTTATGTGGAAGGAGATAAGTATTATGGAGCTAAAGCAACCATAAACGTTTGGGACCCTAGAATTCAACAGCCAAATGAGTTTAGCCTCTCTCAAATGTGGATTCTTGGTGGCTCTTTTGGTCAAGATCTTAACAGTATTGAAGCAGGTTGGCag GTTAGCCCAGATTTGTATGGAGATAATAACACAAGGCTCTTTACTTATTGGACA AGCGACGCATATCAAGCTACTGGTTGCTACAATCTTCTCTGTTCTGGCTTTATTCAAATTAACAGTGATATAGCCCTTGGTGCTAGCATCTACCCACTTTCTAACTATGGTTCTTCCCAATATGATATTAGCATTCTGGTCTGGAAG GACCCAAAAGAAGGGAACTGGTGGATGCAATTTGGGAACAACCATGTTCTTGGGTACTGGCCAGCATCTTTATTTTCTTACCTCTCAGACAGTGCCTCAATGATTGAATGGGGGGGAGAAGTTGTGAATTCTGAGTCTGATGGCCAACATACTTCAACACAAATGGGGAGTGGCCATTTCCCTGATGAAGGTTTTGGCAAAGCAAGTTACTTCAAGAACATTCAGGTTGTCGACGGCGAAAACAAGCTTAGAGCTCCAAAGGACCTAGGCATTTACACTGAGCAAGATAGCTGCTATAATGTTAAAACTGGTAATGCTGATGATTGGGGCAATTACTTCTACTATGGTGGTCCTGGAAGAAACCCCAACTGCCCTTAG